The Buchnera aphidicola (Chaetosiphella stipae setosa) genome has a window encoding:
- the ybeY gene encoding rRNA maturation RNase YbeY, whose protein sequence is MLKLNIKYSCKNKKNIPTKKIIKKWIKKITKKSINYIFTINVVNKKKMIKLNFLYKKKKKETNILSFPIINILNENEKLILGDLVICKSVLEKESKKYKFKIKEYWARIIIHGILHLTGYQHNNFLNRKNMEKKEIQTMKSFGFKNPYYI, encoded by the coding sequence ATGCTAAAATTAAATATAAAATATTCTTGTAAAAATAAAAAAAATATTCCCACAAAAAAAATAATAAAAAAATGGATTAAAAAAATCACAAAAAAATCTATTAATTATATTTTTACAATAAATGTTGTAAATAAAAAAAAAATGATAAAGTTAAATTTCTTATATAAAAAAAAAAAAAAAGAAACAAATATTTTATCTTTTCCGATAATCAATATATTAAATGAAAATGAAAAATTAATATTAGGAGATTTAGTAATTTGTAAAAGCGTTCTTGAAAAAGAATCAAAAAAATATAAATTTAAAATAAAAGAGTACTGGGCTCGTATAATTATTCATGGAATTTTACATTTAACAGGTTATCAACATAACAATTTTTTAAATAGAAAAAACATGGAAAAAAAAGAAATACAAACAATGAAGTCTTTTGGTTTCAAAAATCCATATTATATATAA
- the gmk gene encoding guanylate kinase, whose product MKNIGRIFILSAPSGTGKSSLIKFFLKKEKFLKIKMSISYTTRVRRPGEVHGCDYYFVSKKKFKWMIKKKKFLEYAKVFNNYYGTSFKKTQAILLQGKDMLLEIDWQGARQIKKIFLNSKSIFVLPPSKKELLKRLKNRKQDTKEVIFERMKKFTQETSHYLEYDYLIINDNFNCAISDLKIIIYSYKLSTLYQSIKYKNLIKNLLNRD is encoded by the coding sequence ATGAAAAATATAGGAAGAATTTTTATTCTATCTGCTCCTAGTGGAACTGGAAAATCTAGTTTGATTAAATTTTTTTTAAAAAAAGAAAAATTTTTAAAAATAAAAATGTCTATTTCATATACTACTCGTGTTAGAAGACCTGGAGAAGTACATGGATGTGATTATTATTTTGTTTCTAAGAAAAAATTTAAATGGATGATTAAAAAAAAAAAATTTTTAGAATATGCAAAAGTTTTTAACAATTATTACGGAACTTCTTTTAAAAAAACACAAGCTATTTTATTACAAGGAAAAGATATGTTATTAGAAATAGATTGGCAGGGTGCTAGGCAAATTAAAAAAATTTTTTTGAATTCTAAAAGTATTTTTGTATTACCTCCGTCAAAAAAGGAATTATTGAAAAGATTGAAAAATAGAAAACAAGATACAAAAGAAGTGATTTTTGAAAGAATGAAAAAATTTACGCAAGAAACTAGTCATTATTTAGAATATGATTATTTAATAATTAATGACAACTTTAATTGCGCAATATCTGATTTAAAGATTATTATTTATTCTTATAAATTATCAACTTTATATCAAAGTATAAAATATAAAAATTTAATTAAAAATTTATTAAATAGAGATTGA
- the miaB gene encoding tRNA (N6-isopentenyl adenosine(37)-C2)-methylthiotransferase MiaB: protein MKKIYIQTWGCQMNEYDSSLIANILKKKLNYTQTHHSEKADILILNTCSIREKAQEKLFHQLGRWKNLKKKNKNLIIAVGGCVSTQEKKNIYKRSSLVNIIFGPKTIHRLPKMIKEIQIKRKNIININSKKLKKYKFFKNNFKKKISSYISIMEGCNKFCSYCVVPRTRGREIHRNPQDILCEAKFLAKNGTKEIILLGQNVNSYIGTFENGLKCNLSKLIKLISNINNIKRIRFLTSNPMDFTNDLIGIYKNTPKLVNSLHLPVQSGSNQVLKKMRRKYSISEYKKIINKIKKFRPNIYITSDFIVGFPGETKKDFQKTLKLIKDIKFDISFSFIYSPRPGTSASRLKDEISLQEKKKRLYLLQREINNNIKYFSQKMIGTYQKVLVEKKIYINKKKKLFGKTENNRTVIFNGPKELIGKFSYVKISQAHMQTLRGKYKQII from the coding sequence ATGAAAAAAATATATATTCAAACATGGGGATGTCAGATGAATGAATATGATTCATCTTTAATTGCTAATATATTAAAAAAAAAATTAAATTATACACAAACACATCATTCAGAAAAAGCAGATATCCTTATTTTAAATACTTGTTCTATTAGAGAAAAAGCTCAAGAAAAATTATTTCATCAATTAGGTCGTTGGAAAAATTTAAAAAAAAAAAATAAAAACTTAATTATAGCAGTAGGAGGATGTGTTTCTACACAAGAAAAAAAAAATATTTATAAAAGATCTTCTTTAGTTAATATTATTTTTGGACCAAAAACAATTCATCGTTTACCTAAAATGATTAAAGAAATACAAATAAAAAGAAAAAATATTATTAATATTAATTCAAAAAAATTAAAAAAATATAAATTTTTTAAAAACAATTTTAAAAAAAAAATTAGTTCTTATATTTCTATTATGGAAGGATGTAATAAATTTTGTTCATATTGTGTAGTTCCACGCACTAGAGGAAGAGAAATACATCGTAATCCTCAAGATATTTTATGTGAAGCAAAATTTTTAGCAAAAAATGGAACAAAAGAAATTATACTTCTTGGACAAAACGTTAATTCATATATTGGAACTTTTGAAAATGGTTTAAAATGTAATTTATCAAAATTAATAAAATTAATTTCTAATATCAATAATATTAAAAGAATCAGATTTTTAACAAGTAATCCAATGGATTTTACAAATGATTTAATTGGAATATATAAAAACACACCTAAACTTGTTAATAGTTTACATTTACCTGTACAAAGTGGTTCAAATCAAGTTTTAAAAAAAATGCGAAGAAAATATAGTATTTCTGAATATAAAAAAATTATTAATAAAATAAAAAAATTTCGTCCAAATATTTATATTACTTCTGATTTTATCGTAGGATTTCCAGGAGAAACTAAAAAAGATTTTCAAAAAACGTTAAAATTAATTAAAGATATTAAATTTGATATAAGTTTTAGTTTTATATATTCTCCCCGCCCTGGTACTTCAGCATCTCGTTTAAAAGATGAAATTAGCCTACAAGAAAAGAAAAAAAGATTATATCTCTTACAAAGAGAAATAAATAATAATATTAAATATTTCAGTCAAAAAATGATTGGAACGTATCAAAAAGTATTAGTTGAGAAAAAAATTTATATAAATAAAAAAAAGAAACTTTTTGGAAAAACAGAAAATAATAGAACAGTCATATTTAATGGTCCGAAAGAACTTATTGGAAAATTTTCCTATGTCAAAATATCTCAAGCACATATGCAAACTTTACGAGGAAAATATAAACAAATTATTTAA
- the prfB gene encoding peptide chain release factor 2 (programmed frameshift), with protein MKKVKKILKKMKKYYLKIKKLVNIFEFKKKKNRLIEIENILQNKENWKKINFIKNINKEKKNIYKKIHVFKFIKNTLKENKKLLNLSIELSDLSLIKDINIKMKIIKKIIDKLYIQTMFTKKNDKKNCYIDIQSGSGGIEAQDWSNMLLKMYLKFINRKKFHVKIINIIYDELNGIKSATLKVKGKYSFGWLRTESGIHRLVRKSPFNTGNKRHTSFSSIFIYPILNKKSLFKLKKSDLKIDVYKSSGAGGQHVNKTESAVRIKHIPSGIKVQCQSDRSQHKNKKNAMKQIFSKILHQKTKQDNLKKTILNKKKIDIQWSNQIRSYILDDSRIKDIRTGMETRNTQKFFNGKIDSFIKKSLKLGF; from the exons ATGAAAAAAGTAAAAAAAATTTTAAAAAAAATGAAAAAATATTATTTAAAA ATAAAAAAATTAGTGAACATCTTTGAATTTAAAAAAAAAAAAAATAGATTAATAGAAATAGAAAATATTTTACAAAACAAAGAAAATTGGAAAAAAATAAATTTTATAAAAAATATTAACAAAGAAAAAAAAAATATTTATAAAAAAATTCATGTATTTAAATTTATAAAAAATACTTTAAAAGAAAATAAAAAATTATTAAATCTTTCTATAGAATTATCAGATTTATCTTTAATAAAAGATATAAATATAAAAATGAAAATAATAAAAAAAATCATTGATAAATTATATATTCAAACCATGTTTACAAAAAAAAATGATAAAAAAAATTGCTATATTGACATTCAATCAGGATCTGGAGGAATTGAAGCACAAGATTGGTCAAATATGCTTTTGAAAATGTATCTAAAATTTATTAATAGAAAAAAATTTCATGTAAAAATAATAAATATTATATATGATGAACTAAACGGGATAAAATCAGCAACATTGAAAGTTAAAGGAAAATATTCTTTTGGTTGGTTAAGAACAGAATCTGGAATTCATAGACTGGTAAGAAAAAGTCCTTTTAACACAGGAAATAAAAGACATACATCTTTTAGTTCAATATTTATATATCCTATTCTCAATAAAAAATCTCTTTTTAAATTAAAAAAATCTGATTTAAAAATAGATGTTTATAAATCTTCAGGCGCTGGAGGTCAACACGTCAATAAAACAGAATCAGCAGTAAGAATAAAACATATACCTAGTGGAATCAAAGTGCAATGTCAAAGTGACAGGTCACAACATAAAAATAAAAAAAATGCTATGAAACAAATTTTTTCTAAAATATTGCATCAAAAAACAAAACAAGACAATTTAAAAAAAACAATACTTAATAAAAAAAAAATAGATATTCAGTGGAGTAACCAAATTCGATCCTACATATTAGATGATTCTAGAATTAAAGATATAAGAACTGGAATGGAAACAAGAAACACACAAAAATTTTTTAATGGAAAAATAGATTCATTTATAAAAAAAAGTTTAAAATTAGGATTTTAA
- the lysS gene encoding lysine--tRNA ligase: protein MNKNDKKKNKERDCRIKKLTLLKQNGFNFPNNFKKNNDSKKIFLICHLKTKKELEILNFKVKISGRIIKKRVMGKATFMILQDSQGEIQIYANKNSFQSKKNNYIFFKNLDLGDIIGIQGYVFKTRTKEITIKCKKFILLTKSIRPLPEKYHGLVNKEIKYRKRYLDFISNQNLKKIFQKRTILISSIRKYMQKKNFLEVDTPMLHDIPGGAIAKPFITNHNSLNKKMYLRIAPELYLKRLIIAGFEKIFEINKNFRNEGVSFKHNPEFTMMEIYIAYADYKYIMKFLKKLIKYISKKIHKKNDFKYQKNYFDLNKSFQKFTMKEAILKFNKFIKKSDLENMNKIKKIANLIKLKIKKTWKIGKILTKIFEKTVEKKLIQPTFITEYPAEVSPLSRRMNQNKNFSERFEFFIGGYEIGNGFSELNDPIEQKKIFKKQIQLKNLKHKNKNYDKDYITALEHGMPPTAGLGIGIDRLTMIFTNQKNIKDVIMFPTVSTIKK from the coding sequence ATGAATAAAAATGATAAAAAAAAAAATAAAGAAAGAGATTGTAGAATAAAAAAACTTACATTATTAAAACAAAATGGGTTTAATTTTCCAAATAATTTCAAAAAAAATAACGATTCTAAAAAAATCTTTTTAATTTGTCATTTAAAAACAAAAAAAGAACTTGAAATATTAAATTTTAAAGTAAAAATTTCAGGAAGGATAATAAAAAAAAGAGTTATGGGGAAAGCTACTTTTATGATATTACAAGATTCACAAGGAGAAATACAAATATATGCTAATAAAAACTCTTTTCAATCAAAAAAAAATAATTATATATTTTTTAAAAATCTAGATTTAGGAGATATTATAGGAATTCAAGGATATGTTTTTAAAACGAGAACAAAAGAAATTACTATTAAATGTAAAAAATTTATACTTTTAACAAAATCAATTAGACCATTACCAGAAAAATATCATGGACTTGTGAATAAAGAAATAAAATATAGAAAAAGATATCTTGACTTTATTTCCAATCAAAATTTAAAAAAAATATTTCAAAAAAGAACAATTTTAATTTCTTCGATTAGAAAATATATGCAAAAAAAAAATTTTTTAGAAGTAGACACTCCTATGTTACATGATATTCCTGGAGGAGCTATTGCTAAACCATTTATAACCAATCATAATTCATTAAATAAAAAAATGTACTTAAGAATTGCACCAGAATTATACTTAAAAAGATTAATAATTGCAGGATTTGAAAAAATTTTTGAAATAAATAAAAATTTTAGAAACGAAGGAGTATCTTTTAAACACAATCCAGAATTTACTATGATGGAAATATATATCGCTTATGCTGATTATAAGTATATAATGAAATTCTTAAAAAAACTAATAAAATATATTAGTAAAAAAATTCATAAAAAAAATGATTTTAAATATCAAAAAAATTATTTTGATTTAAATAAATCTTTTCAAAAATTCACTATGAAAGAAGCTATTTTAAAATTTAATAAATTTATAAAAAAATCAGATTTAGAAAATATGAATAAAATTAAAAAAATTGCTAATTTAATTAAATTAAAAATAAAAAAAACATGGAAAATAGGAAAAATTCTTACAAAAATTTTTGAAAAAACAGTAGAAAAAAAACTTATACAACCTACATTTATTACAGAATATCCTGCAGAAGTATCTCCATTATCTAGAAGAATGAATCAAAACAAAAATTTTTCTGAAAGATTTGAATTTTTTATAGGAGGATATGAAATAGGAAATGGTTTTTCAGAATTAAATGATCCTATAGAACAAAAAAAAATATTTAAAAAACAAATTCAATTAAAAAATTTAAAACATAAAAATAAAAATTATGATAAAGATTATATAACAGCTTTAGAACACGGAATGCCTCCTACAGCAGGATTAGGAATTGGAATTGATAGATTAACTATGATTTTCACAAACCAAAAAAATATAAAAGATGTAATTATGTTTCCTACTGTAAGTACAATAAAAAAATAA
- the typA gene encoding translational GTPase TypA, with product MNQKFRNIAIIAHVDHGKTTLIDKLLQESGIFKIHEEKQDRVMDSNDLEKERGITITSKNTSIKWNKYKINIVDTPGHADFGGEVERVLSMVDSVLLVVDALDGPMPQTRFVTEKAFKYNLNPIVVVNKIDRKNSRPDWVVNQIFDLFINLNATDTQLDFPIIYTSALLGKSGEDYQKLQNNMDPLFKAIVEHTPSPKKNIDKKFKMQISQLDYDNYLGILGIGRIRSGSVHTKQKIKVINNEGKNKNGEIKKILKYFGLKKINAKSALSGDIVAISGVDDIQISDTICDITNQSPLPKLSIDEPTVKMFFSVNSSPFAGTEGKYVTSRKILERLNKEKMHNVALKVEETKDSSTFCVSGRGELHLSILIENMRREGYELEVSRPKVIFKKKNGIEKEPFEFIVLDIQEKYQGTIMQYIGERKGQMKNMIPDNKGRVRLEYIISSRALIGFRSEFVNITAGTGLFYSSFSHYGKVLKLTVSNRRNGVLISNNTGNAVAFALFNLQDRGKLFLGHGSKVYEGQIIGIHSKSNDLTVNCLTGKKLTNMRASGTDDAINLIKPINLTLEQAMSFINDDELIEITPKEIRLRKKFLKENERKSASRRQSISI from the coding sequence ATGAACCAAAAATTTAGAAATATAGCAATTATTGCGCATGTTGATCATGGAAAAACTACTTTAATCGATAAATTATTACAAGAATCAGGAATTTTTAAAATACATGAAGAAAAACAAGATCGTGTTATGGATAGTAATGATTTAGAAAAAGAAAGAGGCATTACTATTACTTCAAAAAATACTTCTATTAAATGGAATAAATATAAAATAAATATAGTAGACACACCAGGTCATGCAGACTTTGGAGGTGAAGTAGAAAGAGTATTATCTATGGTTGATTCAGTTTTATTAGTAGTCGATGCACTTGATGGTCCTATGCCTCAAACAAGATTTGTTACTGAAAAAGCTTTTAAATACAATTTAAATCCAATTGTAGTAGTTAACAAAATAGATAGAAAAAATTCTAGACCAGATTGGGTAGTGAACCAAATTTTTGATTTATTTATCAATCTAAATGCTACAGATACACAATTAGATTTTCCTATAATTTATACATCTGCACTTCTAGGAAAATCAGGTGAAGATTATCAAAAATTACAAAATAATATGGATCCATTGTTTAAAGCAATAGTAGAACATACTCCTTCACCAAAAAAAAATATTGATAAAAAATTTAAAATGCAAATTTCTCAATTAGATTATGATAATTATCTTGGAATACTTGGTATTGGAAGAATTAGATCAGGATCAGTGCATACAAAACAAAAAATAAAAGTCATTAATAACGAAGGAAAAAATAAAAATGGTGAAATAAAAAAAATATTAAAATATTTTGGATTAAAAAAAATTAATGCAAAATCTGCTTTATCAGGAGATATCGTTGCTATTTCTGGTGTAGATGATATTCAAATTTCAGACACAATTTGTGACATTACAAACCAATCTCCTCTTCCAAAACTCAGTATTGATGAACCCACAGTAAAAATGTTTTTTTCAGTAAATTCATCTCCATTTGCAGGTACAGAAGGGAAATATGTCACTTCAAGAAAGATATTAGAAAGATTAAACAAAGAAAAAATGCATAATGTTGCATTAAAAGTTGAAGAAACAAAAGATTCTAGTACTTTTTGTGTATCTGGAAGAGGAGAATTACATTTATCTATTTTAATAGAAAATATGCGTAGAGAAGGATATGAACTAGAAGTATCTAGACCGAAAGTTATATTTAAAAAAAAAAATGGAATTGAAAAAGAACCTTTTGAATTTATTGTATTAGATATTCAAGAAAAATACCAAGGAACAATTATGCAATATATTGGAGAAAGAAAAGGACAAATGAAAAATATGATTCCAGATAACAAAGGAAGAGTTAGATTAGAATACATTATTTCTAGCCGTGCATTAATTGGTTTTCGATCAGAATTTGTTAATATAACAGCTGGTACTGGTTTATTTTATTCATCATTTAGTCATTATGGAAAAGTATTAAAATTGACTGTATCTAATAGAAGAAATGGAGTATTAATTTCAAATAATACAGGAAATGCTGTTGCTTTTGCTTTATTTAACTTACAAGATCGAGGAAAATTATTCTTAGGTCATGGTTCTAAAGTATATGAAGGTCAAATAATAGGAATACATAGTAAATCAAATGATTTAACCGTAAATTGTCTTACAGGAAAAAAATTAACTAATATGAGAGCTTCTGGAACAGACGATGCAATTAATTTAATTAAACCAATAAATTTAACTCTTGAACAAGCTATGAGTTTCATTAATGATGATGAATTAATAGAAATTACACCTAAAGAAATTAGATTAAGAAAAAAATTTTTAAAAGAAAACGAAAGAAAATCTGCTTCTAGAAGACAATCAATCTCTATTTAA
- a CDS encoding CBS domain-containing protein gives MKKKNKKSFFSSLINQIFYNEPQDKEELLNIIKGAKRNKLIQNNTYYVIKNIINIENKKVKDIMIPRNKIIHLQTHDNIKKCLKVITKSPYSRFPVFSQDNSHLKGFLIAKDLIQFIKNKKEQFILKKNIKPPIIVPEGQRLDKILQEFYLKKIHIAIVVDEFGMITGIITIKDVLRKIFKNIKENINNTKKYQQEKINQEKNIKDEKKKENKLEIK, from the coding sequence ATGAAAAAAAAAAATAAAAAAAGCTTTTTTTCGTCATTAATAAATCAAATTTTTTATAATGAACCACAAGACAAAGAAGAATTATTAAATATAATAAAAGGAGCAAAAAGAAATAAATTAATTCAGAACAACACATATTATGTGATTAAAAACATAATAAATATAGAAAATAAAAAAGTAAAAGACATAATGATTCCCAGAAACAAAATCATTCACCTTCAAACTCATGATAACATTAAAAAATGTTTAAAAGTTATTACAAAATCTCCGTATTCAAGATTTCCAGTTTTTAGTCAAGATAATTCTCATTTAAAAGGATTTCTGATAGCTAAAGATTTAATTCAATTTATTAAAAATAAAAAAGAACAATTTATTTTAAAAAAAAATATTAAACCTCCAATTATTGTTCCTGAAGGCCAAAGATTAGATAAAATTTTACAAGAATTTTATTTAAAAAAAATTCATATAGCTATTGTTGTTGATGAATTTGGAATGATTACTGGAATCATAACAATAAAAGATGTATTAAGAAAAATTTTTAAAAATATCAAAGAAAATATAAATAATACAAAAAAATATCAACAAGAAAAAATAAATCAAGAAAAAAATATAAAAGATGAAAAAAAAAAAGAAAATAAACTAGAAATAAAATAG
- the ygfZ gene encoding tRNA-modifying protein YgfZ: MKKFIFLEKKVFPVKKIIFTAVSLEDWVLVKVSGQEKKQYLQSQITADMSLLNSNKYFFCGHCNEKGKVYSTLLLFKRQKNYFYILRKSVVKKQIQAIKKYSLFSNTKFSQEKKLFYLGVLGKKSRYYLKKIFIVLPDEKNFVIHEHDTTIIWIKGIIERFILISSYTFLRNFLKKFSNELYLNNSRQWLSVDIEEKIPVIDSQNLLNFFPQEINLNKFQNGISFIKGCYLGQEQISKIKYRKINKRTLKFLYCLHPKNIFSPGDFIYIQVQKDWIRKGILLSSMIMNNNIIYAQAVLNKFYIKEKFYKIKDSYFFLKR; the protein is encoded by the coding sequence ATGAAAAAATTTATTTTTTTAGAAAAAAAAGTTTTTCCAGTAAAAAAAATAATATTTACTGCTGTTTCTTTAGAAGATTGGGTTTTAGTTAAAGTTTCAGGACAAGAAAAAAAGCAATATTTACAAAGTCAAATTACTGCAGATATGTCTTTATTGAATTCTAATAAATATTTTTTTTGCGGGCATTGTAACGAAAAAGGAAAAGTTTATAGTACATTATTACTTTTTAAAAGACAAAAAAATTATTTTTATATTTTAAGAAAAAGTGTTGTTAAAAAACAAATACAAGCTATAAAAAAATATTCTTTATTTTCTAATACAAAATTTTCTCAAGAAAAAAAATTATTTTATTTAGGAGTTCTTGGAAAAAAATCACGTTACTATTTAAAAAAAATTTTTATAGTTTTACCGGATGAAAAAAATTTTGTTATCCATGAACATGATACTACTATAATTTGGATAAAAGGAATTATTGAACGATTTATATTAATTTCTTCGTATACTTTTTTACGAAATTTTTTAAAAAAATTTAGTAATGAACTTTATTTAAATAATAGCAGACAATGGTTATCAGTAGATATTGAAGAGAAAATTCCAGTTATTGACTCTCAAAATTTATTAAATTTTTTTCCTCAAGAAATTAATTTAAATAAATTTCAGAATGGTATTAGTTTTATAAAAGGATGCTATCTTGGGCAAGAGCAAATATCTAAAATAAAATATCGAAAAATAAATAAAAGAACTTTGAAGTTTTTATATTGTTTACATCCAAAAAACATTTTTTCTCCTGGAGATTTTATATATATTCAAGTACAGAAAGATTGGATAAGAAAAGGTATTTTATTATCATCTATGATAATGAACAATAATATTATTTATGCACAAGCTGTTTTAAATAAATTTTATATAAAAGAAAAATTTTATAAAATTAAAGACAGTTATTTTTTTTTAAAAAGATAG
- the lysA gene encoding diaminopimelate decarboxylase — translation MKKCNKKIIPINNIKILSLIKKYKSPLWMYSSETIKKQILKLKKFDIIRFAQKSCSNIHILKLMKRYGTKIDAVSLGEIERALKAGFKKNSNDIVYTSDIIEKNTLKKVIKYNIPINIGSIDMIKKIGKKSKNHKIWIRINPRFGHGHDKKTNTGGKNSKHGIWNTKLALKLIKKYNLNLIGLHMHIGSGVDYTHLKKVCNAMIQEAKKINLQLSYISAGGGLTIPYKKKDKKINIHDYYEIWNKARKKISKNLKCPIKLEIEPGRFLVAESGYLISTIESIKKVKNRIFILVNVGFNELIRPTLYGSYHYISILPQDNRKLNYSKMIDVIIGGPLCESGDIFTQKKNNKIYTIKIPKVKCGDFLIFHDVGAYGASMSSNYNSRPLIPEILIKKNKIIQIRRRQTIQEMLSLEI, via the coding sequence ATGAAAAAATGTAATAAAAAAATAATTCCAATTAATAACATAAAAATTTTATCTTTGATAAAAAAATATAAGTCTCCACTCTGGATGTACTCTTCTGAAACTATTAAAAAACAAATATTGAAATTAAAAAAATTTGATATTATAAGATTTGCACAAAAATCTTGTTCAAATATTCATATATTAAAATTAATGAAAAGATACGGAACAAAAATAGATGCCGTTTCTTTAGGAGAAATTGAACGAGCTCTTAAAGCAGGATTTAAAAAAAACAGCAACGATATTGTATATACATCTGATATTATAGAAAAAAACACTTTAAAAAAAGTTATCAAATATAATATTCCAATTAATATTGGATCAATAGATATGATTAAAAAGATTGGAAAAAAATCTAAAAATCATAAAATATGGATAAGAATAAATCCAAGATTTGGGCATGGGCATGATAAAAAAACTAATACAGGAGGAAAAAATAGTAAACACGGAATTTGGAACACAAAATTAGCATTAAAATTAATAAAAAAATATAATTTAAATTTAATTGGACTACATATGCATATTGGATCTGGAGTAGATTATACACATTTAAAAAAAGTGTGCAATGCTATGATTCAAGAAGCAAAAAAAATAAATCTTCAATTATCTTATATTTCTGCTGGAGGAGGTCTAACAATTCCGTATAAAAAAAAAGATAAAAAGATTAATATTCATGATTACTATGAAATATGGAACAAAGCCAGAAAAAAAATCTCTAAAAATTTAAAATGTCCAATAAAATTAGAAATAGAACCTGGAAGATTTTTAGTTGCAGAATCAGGATATTTAATATCTACAATAGAAAGTATTAAAAAAGTAAAAAATAGAATATTTATATTAGTAAATGTAGGATTTAATGAATTAATAAGACCTACATTATATGGAAGTTATCATTATATATCTATTCTACCTCAAGACAACAGAAAATTAAATTATTCAAAAATGATAGATGTAATTATTGGTGGACCATTATGTGAATCAGGAGATATATTTACACAAAAAAAAAATAATAAAATTTATACTATAAAAATACCAAAAGTCAAATGTGGAGATTTTTTAATATTTCATGATGTAGGTGCATATGGTGCTTCTATGTCTTCTAATTATAATAGTAGACCACTAATTCCAGAAATTCTAATAAAAAAAAATAAAATCATTCAAATTAGAAGACGCCAAACAATACAAGAAATGTTATCTTTAGAAATATAA